TCGTCGTTCTGAACACCAGCGGTCCCGTCGAACTCCCCTGGCGCGAGGACGTCGCCGCCGTCGTCTCTCAGTGGTACCCCGGCCAGTCCCACGGCGAGTCGATCGCCGCCGTCCTCTACGGCGACGCCGACCCCGGCGGTCGCCTCCCCGTCACGTTCGCCCCGGAAGACGCCTATCCGGCCGACACGGCCGAACAGTTCCCCGGTGTCGACGACGTGGCCGAGTACTCCGAGGGGCTGCTCGTGGGCTACCGTCACTTCGACGCGACCGACGCCGAGCCGACGTATCCCTTCGGCCACGGCCACTCCTATGCCTCCTTCGCGTACGAGGACCTCGCGGTCGAGGGAGAGACGGTCTCCGTTACGGTCTCGAACGAGAGCGAGCGGGCCGGCCGCGAGGTCGTCCAGGCCTACGTCGACGCGCCGGACGCGCCCGACGACCTCGAACGCCCGCCCCGCGAGCTGGCCGCGTTCGAGGCCGTCGCGATCGAGGCGGGCGAGACGGTGACGGTCGAGCTGACTCTCGACGACCGCGCGCTCGGTCGCTACGACGCCGCGGACGGCTGGACGATCGACGACGGGCGCTTCACCGTCGCGGTCGGGCGCTCCTCGCGTGACCTGCGGCTGTCGGCCGACATCGAGCGATAGCGTCGCCGATCACCGCGTGGCGGCGACGACGGTCAGGGTCACGAGTACGAACCCCACCAGCGCGAGGTTCGGAATCGTCAGCCCGAGCAGCGGCGACTGCCACTGGACCGCTGCACACGGGCCGTTCAGCGTGCAACTGTCCACTGTCGCCTGCAGGTACGAGTGGTACGCCGCGACGCCGCCTCCGAGCACCGACAGCGGCAGTGCGGTCCGCCACACCCCCGGTCGGTCCTCGATCGCGGCGACGCCGAGGACGACCACCAGCGGATACATGAGAATGCGCTGGTACCAGCACAGCTCGCAGGGCACCAGTCCGAGCCCGAGGCTGAACCAGAGGCTCCCGGCCGTCGCGACGGCCGCGACAATCGCTCCGGCCGCCAGCCAGTGACGTGACCGCCCGTCGGTCCGTGCGTTCATTGCACGTTCCTTTCACCAGTCAGTGCTTAGTTTACACGGTTCGAGCTGCTGTGCTCTCTTCGCCAGTGTCGGCCGGGAGACGGCGGCGTCCCGCGATCGGCGGAGAAACCGCTCTAGGAATTTCGACGGTTGTACCACAACTATCCACGGAGACGATTCCCAGTTCCTGAAAACCGATGAAACCGCTATGTGTGGGAGGGAAGTAGTACAGAGCGGAACGAGGAGATAACAGTGTCCGCCACAGGAGCCCTGATCGACGGCACAGTATTGCTCGCACAAAACAATATTCTACTGTCTCCGGAGCTCGCCAGCCGGCTCCAGTTCGGGTGGACGATCACCGTCCACATCCTCTTTGCGGCGCTCTCGATCGGGCTCGCCCCGTACATCGTCTATTTCACCTGGAAGGACGTTCGCAGCGACGACCCGGCGTACGCGCGGCTCCGATCGTTCTGGATCAACGTGTTCGCCGTCGGCTTCGTGATGGGCACCGTGACGGGGATCCCGATGAGCTTCCAGTTCGGGACGAACTTCCCGCGCTTCGCGGAGGTCAGTGGCGAACTGATCGGCGGCCCGCTGGCGTTCGAAGCGAAGATGGCGTTCTTCCTCGAAGCCGTCTTCCTCGGGATTCTCCTGTTCGGCCGTGAACGAGTCTCCGACCGGACGTACGTCCTCTCATCGATACTGACCGGCGTCGGCGCGTGGCTCTCGGGCTTCTGGATTCTCGTCGTCAACGCCTGGATGCAGACACCGCGTGGGTTCGAACTCGTCGAGCGAAACGGCGTCGAGATTGCCAAACTCACCGATCCCGTTGCCGCGTTTTTCACGCCGCGGATGCCCTGGATGTACGTTCACATGATGAACGCGTCGGTGATCGCCGTGACGCTGGTCGTCGCCGGGATCGCCGCGTACTTCGTCTGGCGGAATCGCGACTCCGTGGCCTGGAACACGGCCCTCCGCATGGCCGTCGTCGTCCTGCTGATCACTGCTCCGCTGCAGGCGCTTCACGGGGACGCGTACGGGCGACACGTGGCCGACACCCAGCCCCAGAAGTTCGCGGCGATGGAGGCCCACTACGAGACCGGGCAGGCGGATCTCCACCTGATCGCGATTCCGCGGAGTCTCGACGCCCTGACCGACCCCCGGACGGACAACCTCTTTACGATCAGTCTCCCCGGGCTCGGATCGTTCCTCGCCAGCGGGGGTGACTTCTCGGCCGAAGTCGTCGGGTTACACGAGTACGACGAGAACCCTCCCGTCGCGCTCGTGTTCTGGTCGTTCCGGCTGATGGTCGGACTCGGGTTCCTGTTCGTCGGGCTGGCGCTGTGGGGCGGCAACCGACTCCGCAAGGGCCGCCTTGCCGACTCCGGGCGGTACTTACGGGCGATGATGCTGTCGAGCCCACTGGGCTACGTGGCGCTGCTGACCGGGTGGTACGTCACCGAGATCGGCCGCCAGCCGTGGGTCGTTCAGGGCGTCCTCAAGACCAGCGACGCGGTCTCGCGGAGCCTCACCGCCACCGAGGCCACCGGGACGCTGGTGGCGTTCGTCGTGCTGTATCTCGCCTTGCTCGCCGCCTTCGGAGCCGTCCTCAAGTGGCTGATCGAGGGCGAACTTGAACGCATGGGCGTCCGTACGGTCGACGACACCAGCCGGCCACGCCTCCCGTGGGTGAGCGGCGATGACTGAGCTGCTGCCCGTCGACCGGTATCTCGTCGACTCCTTGCCGACGATCTGGTTCGGCGTCGTCGTGTTCTCGCTGGCGATGTACGTCGCTCTCGACGGCCTGGACTTCGGCATCGGGATGCTGTACGCGACTCGCGACGAGCACGAGCGAGAGACGCTCCTCGCCGCGTTCGGTCCGATCTGGGACGCCAACGAGGTGTGGCTGGTCGCCTTCGGGACGACGCTGCTCGCTGCCTTCCCGCCGATCTACGCGCGGCTGCTGAGCGGGCACTACCTGCTCTCGATCGCGATCGTGATGGGACTGGTCGTCCGCGGCGTCGCGCCGGAACTGCGCGAGCAGCGTGAGGATCCCGACTGGCGACGGCGCTGTGACCGGCTGTTCGTGTTCGGCAGCACGGTGACGCCGCTGCTGCTCGGCGTCCTCGTCGGGAGCTGGGCGTTCGGGACGCCGACGCTGAGCGCTCCGAGCCTGCTGACTGGCGTCGGGCTGCTCGCGCTCTGTGTCACCAGCGGCGCGGCCTTCGTCGCCGCGAAGACGAGCGGCTCGCTGGCCGACGCGATGGTTCGCTACGGAACCACGGCGACGGTCGTCTATCTCGTCGGCGTCGTCGTCCTGCTGGCGGTCGTCGCTCTCACGAACCCGTCGAACGTCCGGGCGCTGTTGCTCTCGGCCCCGGCGCTCGGCGCTGTCCTCGCCACCGTCTCGTTCGCCGGGGCTGGTCTCGCCGCCGCCCGCCTCGACAGGCACCGCCTCTGGTTCGGGACGGCGTTCGGACTCTCGTTCGCACTCGTCGGCCTCGTCGCAGTGTTGCTCTATCCGAGACTGCATCCGGCCAGCGGGCTGACAGTCGACGCCGCCGTCGTCTCCCCGCTCGCGCTCAATCTCACGACCGTTCTCGGGCTGCCGGTGTTGGCGCTCGTGCTGTGGTACTTCAAGTTCCTCTACGGGACGTTCGCCGGACCGGTCGACGGCTCGGAGGCATAGCGCGGGGCGGCGTCGCTCGGAGCGCGCGGAATCATTCTATATCGCGGAATATAGTTTATACACCGCTGAGCGAACGCACGAAAGACCAAACGATAAGCCCGCGCCGGGCGAGCGCAGCGACATGGGTCTACGAGCACCCCCTCTTGACGACGTTCACGCCGCGGCCGAGGCGAGCTTCACCGACTTCGGCGGCTGGGAGATGCCCGTCGAGTTCGACTCGATCCGGACCGAACACGCCGCCGTCCGCGAGACAGCCGGCAAGTTCGACGTGTCTCACATGGGCGAGATCGTCGTCTCGGGGCCCGACGCGACGGGGCTGATGCAGCGGCTCACGACGAACGACGCAACCGACCTCCGGCCCGGACAGGCACACTACGCGGCGATCACCCGCGAGGACGGGGTGATGCTCGACGACACCGTCGTCTACCGGCTGCCCGACGCGGTCGAAGGCGCGTACCTGTTCATCCCCAACGCCGGCCACGACGAGCAGATGGCGACGCGCTGGCGCGAGTACGCGGCCGAACACGGTCTCGACGCCAGCGTCGACAATCGGACGACCGAGTACGGCCTGATCGCGCTCCAGGGACCCGACGCACCGTCGCTGCTCGCAGACGAGACGACGCTGTCGCTGGACGAACTGGGCCGCTTCGAGATCGCCACAGCCACGGTCGCGGGCGTCGAGACGCTCGTCGCGACGACCGGATACACCGGCGAAGCGGGCTACGAACTCGTCGTGCCGTGGGACGAGACCGGCACCGTCTGGGAGGCACTGGCCTGTCAGCCCTGCGGACTGGGCGCGCGGGACACGCTCAGACTGGAGATGGGCTTTCTCCTCTCCGGGCAGGACTTCGATCCCGACGACGACCCCCGCAACCCCTACGAGGCAGGGATCGGCTTCGTCGTCGACCTCGACACCGAGTTCGTGGGTCGCGACGCGCTGGAGGGCGTCGACGTGGAGGGTCCCGCGGAGAAGCTGACCGGCCTGTCGCTGATCGATCGCGGCGTTCCGCGTGCGGGCTACGACGTGACGACGCCGGACGGCGACCACCTCGGCACGGTCACCAGCGGGACGATGAGCCCGACGCTGGGCGAACCGATCGCGCTCGCGTATCTCGACGCCGACGAGGTCGAACCCGGACGGATGGTCCGAGTCGTCGTTCGTGGCGAACCGAAGAAGGCACGTATCAGGACCACGCCATTCC
Above is a genomic segment from Halomicrobium sp. LC1Hm containing:
- the gcvT gene encoding glycine cleavage system aminomethyltransferase GcvT, with translation MGLRAPPLDDVHAAAEASFTDFGGWEMPVEFDSIRTEHAAVRETAGKFDVSHMGEIVVSGPDATGLMQRLTTNDATDLRPGQAHYAAITREDGVMLDDTVVYRLPDAVEGAYLFIPNAGHDEQMATRWREYAAEHGLDASVDNRTTEYGLIALQGPDAPSLLADETTLSLDELGRFEIATATVAGVETLVATTGYTGEAGYELVVPWDETGTVWEALACQPCGLGARDTLRLEMGFLLSGQDFDPDDDPRNPYEAGIGFVVDLDTEFVGRDALEGVDVEGPAEKLTGLSLIDRGVPRAGYDVTTPDGDHLGTVTSGTMSPTLGEPIALAYLDADEVEPGRMVRVVVRGEPKKARIRTTPFLDR
- a CDS encoding cytochrome ubiquinol oxidase subunit I encodes the protein MSATGALIDGTVLLAQNNILLSPELASRLQFGWTITVHILFAALSIGLAPYIVYFTWKDVRSDDPAYARLRSFWINVFAVGFVMGTVTGIPMSFQFGTNFPRFAEVSGELIGGPLAFEAKMAFFLEAVFLGILLFGRERVSDRTYVLSSILTGVGAWLSGFWILVVNAWMQTPRGFELVERNGVEIAKLTDPVAAFFTPRMPWMYVHMMNASVIAVTLVVAGIAAYFVWRNRDSVAWNTALRMAVVVLLITAPLQALHGDAYGRHVADTQPQKFAAMEAHYETGQADLHLIAIPRSLDALTDPRTDNLFTISLPGLGSFLASGGDFSAEVVGLHEYDENPPVALVFWSFRLMVGLGFLFVGLALWGGNRLRKGRLADSGRYLRAMMLSSPLGYVALLTGWYVTEIGRQPWVVQGVLKTSDAVSRSLTATEATGTLVAFVVLYLALLAAFGAVLKWLIEGELERMGVRTVDDTSRPRLPWVSGDD
- a CDS encoding disulfide bond formation protein B; translated protein: MNARTDGRSRHWLAAGAIVAAVATAGSLWFSLGLGLVPCELCWYQRILMYPLVVVLGVAAIEDRPGVWRTALPLSVLGGGVAAYHSYLQATVDSCTLNGPCAAVQWQSPLLGLTIPNLALVGFVLVTLTVVAATR
- a CDS encoding cytochrome d ubiquinol oxidase subunit II — translated: MTELLPVDRYLVDSLPTIWFGVVVFSLAMYVALDGLDFGIGMLYATRDEHERETLLAAFGPIWDANEVWLVAFGTTLLAAFPPIYARLLSGHYLLSIAIVMGLVVRGVAPELREQREDPDWRRRCDRLFVFGSTVTPLLLGVLVGSWAFGTPTLSAPSLLTGVGLLALCVTSGAAFVAAKTSGSLADAMVRYGTTATVVYLVGVVVLLAVVALTNPSNVRALLLSAPALGAVLATVSFAGAGLAAARLDRHRLWFGTAFGLSFALVGLVAVLLYPRLHPASGLTVDAAVVSPLALNLTTVLGLPVLALVLWYFKFLYGTFAGPVDGSEA